From Candidatus Nealsonbacteria bacterium CG07_land_8_20_14_0_80_39_13:
AGTAAAACAAGGAGAACAGAAGCAGGAATACGATTCTTATGTAAGCAAGGACGGGAAGTTTGTTTTTCCCGAGAGAATTGATTTGGTTGAGGCAACCGCTATGGGCGCCATGGAAGATATTGAAAAGAAGGACAAGCCGGAAGTTAAACTTTTCGTAATGGCTTATTGTCCTTATGGGTTGCAGGCGCAAAAAGCGCTCTTACCGGTTATGGGTTTATTGAAAGATAAGGCGGACATAGGCGTATATTTTGTTGACTACATCATGCATGAAAAAAAAGAAATTGATGAGAACTTGAGGCAGTATTGCATCCAGAAAGATCAAAAAGATAAATACATTAATTATTTGAGCTGTTTTACCACTTCGGCCAGTGGCGACTATAAAGGGTGTCTTTCTAAAGCCGGAATTGATGAAGCGAAAATGAAATCTTGCATTTCAGAGACTGATTCAGCTTATAAGGTTACCGCAAATTATAACGATAAAAAAACATGGTCAAATGGGCAATTCCCGACATTTAATGTTCAAAAAGATCTTAATGATGAATATGAAATTGGCGGTTCTCCGTCCTTAGTTATAAATGACACCGTTATAGTTTCCGACCAGAAATCTTGTCCGCAGAATGGGGCAAAATGCATAGTTGCTAACATAAGCAGAACCCCTGAAGAATTTAAAAAAGCTGTCTGCGCGACCTTTGCTTCTTCTCCTTCGGAATGTTCGACGACATTATCCGCTGATGAGGTTGCGCCGGGATTCGGTTCTGCGACAGGAGCAGGATCTTCAAACGGCGACTGCGGCCAATAAATAAAAATATAAAAATCTAAAAACATAAAAAATGACGACAAAAGTTTATTCAACTCCGATGTGCCCATACTGCGAAACCCTCAAAATGTTCTTAAGGGACAATGGTATTGAATTTGAAGCAATTGATGTTTCTAAAGATGATAAGGCCAGAGAAGAAATGGTTGAAAAAACAGGGCAAATGGGAGTTCCTGTAATCAGTATTGATGAGCAATTTATAGTCGGGTTTAATAGAGCAAAAATAGTTGAGCTATTAGGCATTAAAGATTGATAATCTATGATAAAAATTGCTATTAATGGTTTTGGGAGAATAGGCAGGGCAACAGCTAAAATTATTTTAGATAATTACCCCGCTCTTGATTTGGCTGTAATTAATGACCTTACTGATAATAAAACATTAGCTCATCTGCTGAAATATGATTCTGTCTATGGTATTTATTCTAAGGAAGTGGATTTCTCAAAAGAAGGCATATCTGTCAAGGGAAAAAATGTAAAAATTACAGCCGAGTCAGATCCGGAAAAGCTTCCATGGAAAAAAGAGAAAATAGATATTGTTTTGGAATGCACGGGCAGATTTATTGATTACGAAGGAGCAAAGAAACATCTGATTGCCGGCGCTAAGAAGGTTATTATTTCCGCCCCATCAAAATCCCCTGAAATTAATTCTTTTATATTGGGAGTAAACGAAGAAAAATTTGATTCTAAAAAAGATGAAATTGTTGATATGGGTTCCTGCACCACTAATTGTTTGGCTCCTATCGCTAAAATTTTAGACGAAGAATTCGGGATTGAAAGAGGTTTTATAACCACTGTTCATAGCTATACCAATGATCAAAGAATATTGGATTTGCCTCATGAGGATTTAAGGCGGGCAAGGGCGGCCGGTTTGAATATAATACCGACCACCACCGGAGCGGCCAAAGCAATAGGCAAGGTTTTGCCTAATTTAAAAGGAAAATTAGACGGAATTGCTTTAAGAGTTCCTACTCCGACCGTTTCAGTTCTGGATTTGATTTGTCAGGTAAAAAAAGGGACCACAATTAGCGAGGTTAATGATATTTTTAAGAAATATTCTCAACAAAAAGAACTTAAGGAGATATTGGCAGTCGAAAATATTCCCTTGGTTTCTTCGGATTATATAGGTAATTCATTTTCGTCTATAATCGATTCGGAATTGATGATGGCTAACGAAAATCTTATCAAGGTTGTCGCTTGGTATGATAATGAGTGGGGATATTCCTGTCGTTTGGCCGGATTTTCCGATTATATAGCGAAGAAATTAAGAAATTAAAAAAAATATGTTAAGTAAAGGGAAAGGTTTCACTATAATTGAACTTTTAGTCGTCATTGCCATCATCGGTTGCTTGTCCAGCATTGTTTTGGTTACCATGTCCGGCCAGAGGGAAAAGGGGAGAATTGCCGGCGCCTTGAAATTTAGCGATGGACTTATATATGG
This genomic window contains:
- the gap gene encoding type I glyceraldehyde-3-phosphate dehydrogenase yields the protein MIKIAINGFGRIGRATAKIILDNYPALDLAVINDLTDNKTLAHLLKYDSVYGIYSKEVDFSKEGISVKGKNVKITAESDPEKLPWKKEKIDIVLECTGRFIDYEGAKKHLIAGAKKVIISAPSKSPEINSFILGVNEEKFDSKKDEIVDMGSCTTNCLAPIAKILDEEFGIERGFITTVHSYTNDQRILDLPHEDLRRARAAGLNIIPTTTGAAKAIGKVLPNLKGKLDGIALRVPTPTVSVLDLICQVKKGTTISEVNDIFKKYSQQKELKEILAVENIPLVSSDYIGNSFSSIIDSELMMANENLIKVVAWYDNEWGYSCRLAGFSDYIAKKLRN
- a CDS encoding NrdH-redoxin: MTTKVYSTPMCPYCETLKMFLRDNGIEFEAIDVSKDDKAREEMVEKTGQMGVPVISIDEQFIVGFNRAKIVELLGIKD